The DNA segment gtgaaaagACTCTTTCTAGTGTGAACGGTCAGGTGGGAGTTAAGATTTTCTTTCCGGTTGAAATttcttccacactgttggcagttgtatggcttttctccagtgtgaacactCATGTGCCTGTCAAGGTTTCCTTTTTGGTTGAAACTTCTttcacattgttggcaggtgaaaggcttctctccagtgtgaattcttatgTGGTCTTCAAAGCGTCCTTTATGTTTAAATCTCTTTCCGCACTGAGGGCATGTGTAGGGTTGCTTTTCAGAGTGAATTCTCATATGGCCTTCAAAGTGTCGTTTTTGAccgaaactctttccacactgagagcatgtgTACAGTTTCTTTCTATGAGttctcatgtggacttcaagATTTTCATGTTGATCAAAACTCTTTTTACAAAAAGAGCAGGTGTgaggcttctctccagtatgaactctcatgtgtctGTTAAGGCTTTCTTTTCTAATGAAACTTCTTCCACACTGTTCGCAGGTGAAATAAcgttttctttctgtcttttgagCCCTTTTTCTTGAGGAAGTCTTTTCAGTCTGTGAACAAGTAAAAGATGTTTCTCCATTTATGAAATCATGAtctttctcttccatttcattcagTACTTCACTCTTCTCTTTCAGTGCCATCAGGTCTAAGgtgaaaaaagacaaacaaatgttAACCCCAGTTTAATAACACAGAATCAAACAACACCCAATCAAAACATTTCTTGCAAAATACAATCAGATTAAAAGTTGCAGCCAACTGATTTGGTCTTCATGATCTCATCTTTGGATTGTGAATTATTAAAGAGAATCCAATATAGATTAAAGAGCAAGGATCCAATCTTTCTCTTTAATCCATATTAGAAAAACTCACGTTGAGTTTTTCCCCCAGTATACACCTCACAATATTCcaaatgtctaaaaaataaataaattaaaaaaaaaatcctgctcaAAGCCTGGTTGAGTTGTGTAGGTAGTGTGTCGTCCCCATTACCAAGAGTCTGTttcacagatctaatataatgaCATTTCCCCTGCTGTTCACATTTAGAAACATAACCAGCATTATgtgaacctttttttttggtacttttaaCATAACCCTGTGTATTTGACAGTTGACGAAAAAGAGAACTCCATTTAATACTCAAGTAATGCGCCGTTTGACAGCCAGCTTTCTGTTCATGCACTTCATGTGTGTGCAGTTAGAAAACCATATATCAGGAGTTAAAACTGACAAAGCTTGCCATTCGACAACCTACCACAGTCAGCCAAGTGTGGGAAGACAGTAGTGACTGAAGTCCTGAAGGAACATCAAAAAATATGgactaaagaataaaaatataagga comes from the Cyprinus carpio isolate SPL01 chromosome B4, ASM1834038v1, whole genome shotgun sequence genome and includes:
- the LOC109070012 gene encoding gastrula zinc finger protein XlCGF8.2DB-like isoform X3 → MALKEKSEVLNEMEEKDHDFINGETSFTCSQTEKTSSRKRAQKTERKRYFTCEQCGRSFIRKESLNRHMRVHTGEKPHTCSFCKKSFDQHENLEVHMRTHRKKLYTCSQCGKSFGQKRHFEGHMRIHSEKQPYTCPQCGKRFKHKGRFEDHIRIHTGEKPFTCQQCERSFNQKGNLDRHMSVHTGEKPYNCQQCGRNFNRKENLNSHLTVHTRKSLFTCQQCGISFTQKEGFNRHMRIHNVEQLYSCDQCGDSFDQHGSLEVHMRTHRERPYTCSECGKTFCQKQHFEHHMRIHTGEQPYTCPQCGKRFNHKQHLEDHKRIHTGEKPFTCQQCGRSFNQKGNLDRHINRHTGEKPFICGHCGKSFKNKAAFKHHMSFHI
- the LOC109070012 gene encoding gastrula zinc finger protein XlCGF57.1-like isoform X1, whose protein sequence is MEFIKEESEDMKIEETFRVKQEDTEEQTKMEFIKEESEDLRIEETFRVKHEEQTDLMALKEKSEVLNEMEEKDHDFINGETSFTCSQTEKTSSRKRAQKTERKRYFTCEQCGRSFIRKESLNRHMRVHTGEKPHTCSFCKKSFDQHENLEVHMRTHRKKLYTCSQCGKSFGQKRHFEGHMRIHSEKQPYTCPQCGKRFKHKGRFEDHIRIHTGEKPFTCQQCERSFNQKGNLDRHMSVHTGEKPYNCQQCGRNFNRKENLNSHLTVHTRKSLFTCQQCGISFTQKEGFNRHMRIHNVEQLYSCDQCGDSFDQHGSLEVHMRTHRERPYTCSECGKTFCQKQHFEHHMRIHTGEQPYTCPQCGKRFNHKQHLEDHKRIHTGEKPFTCQQCGRSFNQKGNLDRHINRHTGEKPFICGHCGKSFKNKAAFKHHMSFHI
- the LOC109070012 gene encoding gastrula zinc finger protein XlCGF57.1-like isoform X2, with the translated sequence MRLRRAPASVFQLKTDLMALKEKSEVLNEMEEKDHDFINGETSFTCSQTEKTSSRKRAQKTERKRYFTCEQCGRSFIRKESLNRHMRVHTGEKPHTCSFCKKSFDQHENLEVHMRTHRKKLYTCSQCGKSFGQKRHFEGHMRIHSEKQPYTCPQCGKRFKHKGRFEDHIRIHTGEKPFTCQQCERSFNQKGNLDRHMSVHTGEKPYNCQQCGRNFNRKENLNSHLTVHTRKSLFTCQQCGISFTQKEGFNRHMRIHNVEQLYSCDQCGDSFDQHGSLEVHMRTHRERPYTCSECGKTFCQKQHFEHHMRIHTGEQPYTCPQCGKRFNHKQHLEDHKRIHTGEKPFTCQQCGRSFNQKGNLDRHINRHTGEKPFICGHCGKSFKNKAAFKHHMSFHI